The genomic segment AGGCCACTGAGCATCGCTCATTGTTCTGCACTTAGTGGACAGGTTTTTTGCCtttattcttttgattcttttaAGTACCATTATCTTTTATATTTTCAATAATTTGTGTTCTTcttgcaggaaaacaaaaaagaacaaacagaaaagtaagTATGGCTTTATTTTGTATGGAAGTGGATATCCTTAGGGAAGGATTCTTGCTTGAGGCAGGTTTAAGGTCTTATTCCAGTTAAGTTTACTTGCTCACACCTTGTGTTGTTCCTCCTGGACTTGAGTTGTCTCTTCCTCTCGGCCAGGAGGAGTGCATCCTTTCCTGGTTTGTACTCAAACTCCTTGGTCCTGAGCTCTTGCAGACTAAAAGCAAAGACCAAAAGAGCCATGGATCTGTTGAAATAATTTCATAAGTcaaatttatgttttcttacTGAGATGGAGACGTGAAACATCTGcaaagctgagctgctggctccgAAAACTCTTCCCAAGAGCACTGCAGATACTGACATTGGGTTGGTGTTAGTGCAGAAACCTCCATCTTCAGATAAGTGTGAAGAGAGCAATTTAAACTGTCACAAATGAGTGGCACCGCCAGAACACAGCTAATACTTCAAACAAGTGAAGATGTGACCTGAGAGAAATCTGAGTCTTACTTCTAAATCCTTCCTCTAAATCTTTACCGGTGTTTCTTACTGACTTGCCTGGTTCCTTCAGCAGTGTCATGTGTGTGTTCTGTACAGCTCCAGGGATTGGAGAGGGGAGCAGTACCAGTGAGACTCCTCAGCCTCCGAGGAAGAAGAGGGCTCGAGTAGATCCAACAGTTGAAAGTGTATGTATCCCTCATTCTCGCAGGGTAGCTGGAAGGTTGCTTTGCTCAGAAAGACAGCAGTATTACATCCTGCAGCGTGGAGTGCTACGACTTGCAGGACTGAGGTTCCCATGTGGCCTTGAAAAACCCAAGCCATTTCCTTGTTCCTTGTGGAGCCTACAGGAATGACTGTAGGAATTCCACAGACCGGTTGTGCGTTTCAGTTCTGAGAACAGGGAATAGGGATGACTCCAAGCTTGGGCAGGTATCTGACCGTGATTTGTCTGGCTTCATTTGTTTCCAGGAGGAGACATTTATGAACAGAGTTGAAGTGAAGGTGAAAATCCCAGAAGAGCTGAAGCCGTGGCTGGTGGATGACTGGGACCTGATCACCAGGCAGAAGCAGGTAATGGGGCAGAGGAGCAGAGTTAGAGTTTCATCCCCTCTTGAAGTGCAGTGCAGGGAGATCTCTCGTAGAGTTTGACAGCAGCCTCATGGCTTTGCTTGGCAGCTCCATGCCAGCTGGGTTTTAACCAAAGGTTACCTGCGAGTAGGGCTGTGGCCCCGCAGAGTTGCATGTGCAATAGGCTTGGTCTAATCAAGCTCAAGCTGGAAAGGCAAATCATTTTACTTATTTAAGCTTTAATTGTGTTCAGTCTATGCATGCTTGGCCACTGGAATGTTTTGAGCAGTTTAGTGAGCTGGTGGAGGATTGGCTGTAGGCACATCACGTCTGGTGCCTGTTTTACTTCAGCTCCTTTCTGCCTTGTTTACCTGTCACTCCCTGCCAAGTTCTGCAAGTACCTTGGGTTGTTCCACAGCTCTGACAGCAAGTTGTCACTTAGCAAAGTGAGTCAACTTCTGCCAGGCTGGAGCCATATACAGCTTCCTGAGAGAGTAAATTAAACTTCGCTTTCTGTTTTAAGCATATAAAACACTTTCATGAGCATAAAATGTATTAATCATTACTTGTGAAACCACTACTAAAATTGGCAAGAAGCATAGAAAACAATACTGGGTTTCATTGCTTGCTAGACTGCAATTGTGTGCGCTAACATACTGCTGCTCCCAGGTACTGCCTCCATTCTTGCGATCCCAGACACACGAAAACTTGATTCAAGTCCTGTGTAGATAAGCAAGTTCATCCTTGTGTGCATTGGCTTAAATTTAGCTTGCAGATACAAatatcttttgtttctgttttgtttcaaatatcatttgttctgttttccttcttttgtagCTCTTCTATCTTCctgccaagaagaatgtggacTCCATTTTAGAGGATTATGCGAACTACAAGAAATCGCGAGGAAACACGGATAACAAGTAAGCAGTGGCCAATTCAAACCTTAACtgcttgttctgctgctgtggttGGGCTTGTATTTCATGGAAAATTTAGGAAGGTTGTTAAACATGTCCCAGCCCCACGTCCGGCTTCTCCATCACCTTGGGTTTAGAATACGGAGTGTAGAAATCTGTGAGGAGGCAATTCAGGAATGCTTTCTGGATATTATTTCTGCTTCCCCCACTTCCCCGAAGCCCTTTGCTAAAGGAAGCTGATACAAGGCAGTGAGTAGTTCTCCACCCATCCATTTGAGCTCCGGCTTCCCATGGTGGGTGAGCACAGGCTCAGCAGCACTCGCTGTGTGCGAGCTGGGCAGACTCCTCTGAAGAGCTACCAAGCAGATGACAACGTGTTTCTGTATGAGTGGATTCTCCTGGAGGTAGTGGGGTGGAGGCCAGGGAGGTAGCCAATGACTCGTAACACAATCAGCTGGGCAAAGCTAATTGCTTTGAGTGATAGCTTTGAAGATCTTGTTTGTAATTATCCAGCAGTCCTGACAACAAACAAGGGGCGGTTATTCCTGGAAGAAGCTTTCCTCTTTAAAGGGAGACCAACTAGAAGTGTGCAGCTGTTTTCCTCCATTCAAGAGGAAGCTCATTACTGACTTGTCAGGGTGCTTGAATGTTCTTTTATCCAATTGTCCTAATGTCTGTCCCGAATTTGTTTGCGGGGTGGAGTGTGGGTTGTACTCCTCCGCCCTGCAGTCACTGCTAATTCCTGTACGGTTCCTTGCagtgttttctctcttgccCAGGGAGTACGCTGTCAATGAAGTTGTAGCTGGAATTAAGGAGTACTTCAACGTCATGCTAGGAACTCAGCTCCTCTACAAGTTTGAGAGGCCCCAGTATGCTGAAATCCTGGCAGATCACCCAGATGCTCCCATGTCTCAAGTGTATGGGGCCCCTCACCTCCTGAGGTTATTTGGTGAGTAGCACCTCCGGGGACTGAAGAGCAGCAGCCACAAGTATCCAGACCCGTCCTTTTGCCATCGTGAGTCTCAGTGGGTGTGAGCTGCAGACATTTAACAGGTCCCTGTGACACCTCTGGTTTCATTCTTTCCTTGCTCCGTGTACCTAAAATATCCAGAGCCATTCAGGGCTTTGGAATGGAAATGGATTTCCAGCAGTCCTGTTATTTTGAGTGAGCTTGTATATGTTGGAATAGATTCCTGGGCTGCTTTTATATGCAGACTGCAAGGTTGTAGCCTATACTGAAATCCTTGTGAAGCTGTTGTTCATGACTAACAAGTGCTACTTCTTTTGACACAGTACGAATTGGTGCTATGCTTGCTTACACTCCTCTGGATGAGAAGAGTCTGGCTTTGCTCTTAAACTATCTGCATGACTTCTTAAAGTAAGTACTTGTACAAGCTTCCAGCAAGAAGGAAGTTGCTCAGTAGGCACAGGCTGTTGTGATGTGGCCTGTTTTCAGTGTACACACCACATACATAATCCTGGGCCTGCTTGTGAGGCCTTCACTTAGGATTTCAGCTCAGCTTTCTCAAGCTGCTGTACCATGACGTGTTAGGAGTGGTTTTAATTCCTCTGCAGTTACACTGACGTTATTGCTACTTAATGTGTGTTTCTGTATCTGTTAGTCTGCACTTTTAAACTGTCCCAGCCTGTTACTTGTTTCAAAGGAAAGGCTTCACCATTTTCTTGTAGCTGCTGTACAAAGCAGGTGACAATTACAGCAAACTGTTAAATTACACAACAGTCGTTCAGTGACACTTGGGCAAATGTTAGAAGCTGATGACCCTTACTAAGGTTATTTCTGGGGCAGGCAGTGCCTGTAGCTTCAGTACCCTGTGGTGCTGCAGACCTGTTGTATTTAGGGTGAAAGGCTTCTAAACCAAATAATCAGCTGATTTCAGCCGGGTGATGGAACGTTTCCTCGCTGCTGTCAGGGTCAATGTGCTGTGGGGTCAATGTGCTGCTCAGGTCACCTGGAGGCATTTCCTGAATGGGAGATTCGAGCTGAAATTGAACCTGAGTTTAGTGCCTGAAGTGTCACACTGTGTCCCACACATCTGTTCCACGCTGCTGGAACCTCATATGGTGCTTCTGCAATTGATTTACGTGCGTATGAGGGGCAGGGCTGTGGTACAGCACTGCTGAGCCATGTGCCAGCTCCTGGCATCAGTGCagccttttgcttttgctgtcctGGCAGATCCTGGTCAAATTTACTAAAGCCATAAAGTTCCATGTGTGATTGTGTCATGCG from the Lathamus discolor isolate bLatDis1 chromosome 8, bLatDis1.hap1, whole genome shotgun sequence genome contains:
- the MORF4L1 gene encoding mortality factor 4-like protein 1 isoform X3, with translation MRGAAPGKKTSGLQQKNVEVFFRRDGAHTVCCLETPTISTRKTKKNKQKTPGIGEGSSTSETPQPPRKKRARVDPTVESEETFMNRVEVKVKIPEELKPWLVDDWDLITRQKQLFYLPAKKNVDSILEDYANYKKSRGNTDNKEYAVNEVVAGIKEYFNVMLGTQLLYKFERPQYAEILADHPDAPMSQVYGAPHLLRLFVRIGAMLAYTPLDEKSLALLLNYLHDFLKYLAKNSSALFSASDYEVAPPEYHRKAV
- the MORF4L1 gene encoding mortality factor 4-like protein 1 isoform X2, which gives rise to MAPKQDPKPKFQEGERVLCFHGPLLYEAKCVKVAIKDKQVKYFIHYSGWNKNWDEWVPESRVLKYVDTNLQKQKELQKANQEQYAEGKMRGAAPGKKTSGLQQKNVEVKTKKNKQKTPGIGEGSSTSETPQPPRKKRARVDPTVESEETFMNRVEVKVKIPEELKPWLVDDWDLITRQKQLFYLPAKKNVDSILEDYANYKKSRGNTDNKEYAVNEVVAGIKEYFNVMLGTQLLYKFERPQYAEILADHPDAPMSQVYGAPHLLRLFVRIGAMLAYTPLDEKSLALLLNYLHDFLKYLAKNSSALFSASDYEVAPPEYHRKAV
- the MORF4L1 gene encoding mortality factor 4-like protein 1 isoform X1, producing the protein MAPKQDPKPKFQEGERVLCFHGPLLYEAKCVKVAIKDKQVKYFIHYSGWNKNWDEWVPESRVLKYVDTNLQKQKELQKANQEQYAEGKMRGAAPGKKTSGLQQKNVEVFFRRDGAHTVCCLETPTISTRKTKKNKQKTPGIGEGSSTSETPQPPRKKRARVDPTVESEETFMNRVEVKVKIPEELKPWLVDDWDLITRQKQLFYLPAKKNVDSILEDYANYKKSRGNTDNKEYAVNEVVAGIKEYFNVMLGTQLLYKFERPQYAEILADHPDAPMSQVYGAPHLLRLFVRIGAMLAYTPLDEKSLALLLNYLHDFLKYLAKNSSALFSASDYEVAPPEYHRKAV